Proteins from a genomic interval of Quercus lobata isolate SW786 chromosome 11, ValleyOak3.0 Primary Assembly, whole genome shotgun sequence:
- the LOC115969429 gene encoding VQ motif-containing protein 22-like, whose product MSKTMSSSSELEQFYDQAMDHGFSDPMAVTTSVTNSTMVSPNSSSGTNGQLTPKGVSKPIRRRSRASKKTPTTLLNANTSNFRALVQQFTGCPSASISFMNQRGPVNLDFGKGREENQRVVTSVMGPFGNNYCYQHQQSQSPQHHQLVEHHQHQQFQQQQLVPLQEQQSMYSFGNIGNDVFATSSNNPRLNMEGVNGFALEDNVSLHELTMNSFSNRDDRNSGYFV is encoded by the coding sequence ATGAGCAAGACCATGTCTAGCTCTAGTGAATTGGAGCAATTCTATGACCAAGCCATGGATCATGGATTCTCGGATCCTATGGCAGTCACAACAAGTGTCACAAATAGCACCATGGTGAGCCCAAATAGTTCAAGTGGAACCAATGGTCAATTGACTCCAAAGGGTGTATCAAAACCAATCCGAAGGAGGTCTAGAGCTTCAAAGAAAACACCCACAACCCTCCTCAATGCTAATACCAGCAATTTTAGAGCTTTGGTGCAACAATTCACTGGTTGTCCTAGCGCATCCATTTCATTTATGAATCAAAGAGGTCCTGTCAACTTAGATTTTGGAAAAGGGAGAGAAGAAAATCAAAGAGTTGTAACTTCGGTAATGGGACCTTTTGGTAACAATTATTGTTATCAGCATCAACAATCTCAATCGCCACAGCATCATCAACTTGTAGAGCATCATCAGCACCAACAATTTCAACAGCAACAATTGGTACCACTACAAGAACAGCAAAGTATGTACTCGTTTGGCAATATTGGTAATGATGTTTTTGCTACGTCTAGCAATAACCCTAGACTTAACATGGAAGGTGTTAACGGGTTTGCATTGGAAGATAATGTTTCTTTGCATGAACTAACCATGAATTCTTTCTCTAATCGTGATGATAGGAATAGTGGTTATTTTGTTTGA